From a single Azospirillum fermentarium genomic region:
- a CDS encoding Atg14 domain-containing protein: MDAELKNVLTLLVGKIDDLRTDMAEVKADVAELKADVAILKADVAILKTDVAVLKTDVAGLKADVAELKADVAVLKTDVEALKRGQDELRTDVEALKRGQDELRADVAALQYGQDELRRVTGANHFKVMGRISQVDERVDRLIAGKPAA, from the coding sequence ATGGACGCCGAGTTGAAAAACGTTCTGACCCTTCTGGTCGGTAAGATCGACGACCTCCGCACGGATATGGCGGAGGTGAAGGCTGACGTCGCTGAGCTTAAGGCTGACGTCGCAATTCTTAAGGCTGACGTCGCGATTCTCAAGACTGACGTGGCGGTGCTTAAGACCGACGTTGCCGGGCTGAAAGCTGACGTGGCTGAATTGAAGGCCGATGTTGCCGTTCTCAAGACGGATGTCGAGGCCCTCAAACGCGGCCAGGACGAGCTTCGCACCGATGTCGAGGCCCTCAAACGCGGCCAGGATGAGCTTCGTGCCGATGTCGCCGCCTTGCAGTACGGGCAGGATGAGTTGCGGCGGGTGACCGGCGCCAATCACTTCAAGGTGATGGGCCGCATTTCCCAGGTGGACGAGCGGGTGGACCGGCTGATCGCCGGGAAGCCGGCGGCCTGA
- a CDS encoding YajQ family cyclic di-GMP-binding protein, translating into MPSFDIVSKTDIHEVDNALAGMRREMEQRFDFKGTKGTVERDGNTITILADDEPRLGQMHDLLRTYVTRRKLEIGFFDFSAKPERAGGDMVRHAVTVREGIAQDLAKQIVKSIKDAKMKVQVAIQGDELRVSGKKRDDLQAAIAHVRGMKLEQPLQYMNFRD; encoded by the coding sequence ATGCCGTCCTTCGACATTGTTTCCAAGACCGACATCCACGAGGTGGACAACGCCCTGGCCGGCATGCGGCGGGAGATGGAGCAGCGCTTCGACTTCAAGGGCACCAAGGGCACGGTGGAGCGCGACGGCAACACCATCACCATCCTGGCCGACGACGAGCCGCGCCTGGGCCAGATGCACGACCTGCTGCGCACCTACGTCACCCGCCGCAAGCTGGAGATCGGCTTCTTCGACTTCTCCGCGAAGCCGGAGCGGGCCGGCGGCGACATGGTCCGCCACGCGGTGACCGTGCGCGAGGGCATCGCCCAGGATCTCGCCAAGCAGATCGTCAAGTCGATCAAGGATGCCAAGATGAAGGTGCAGGTCGCCATCCAGGGCGACGAACTGCGCGTGTCGGGCAAGAAGCGCGACGACCTGCAGGCCGCCATCGCGCACGTGCGGGGGATGAAACTGGAGCAGCCCTTGCAGTATATGAACTTCCGCGACTGA